AGGACGTGGTCCGCCTGATCTCGCAGAAGAAGGGGGAGCCCGCCTTCCTCCTCGAGTGGAGGCTGAAGGCGTACCGGAAGTGGCTCACGATGACCGAGCCCTCCTGGGCGAACGTGCACTATCCCCCGATCGACTACCAGGAAATCGTGTATTACTCGGCCCCCCGGGCGAAGAAGGACGCCCCGAAGAGCCTCGACGAAGTCGATCCGAAACTCCTCGAAACTTACGAAAAGCTCGGAATCCCCCTTCGCGAACGCGAGATCCTCGCCGGGGTCGCCGTCGACGCGGTCTTCGACAGCGTGTCGGTCGCGACGACGTTCAAGGAGAAACTGGGCGAGCTCGGGATCGTCTTCTGCTCCTTCTCGGAAGCCGTCCAGACCCATCCCGACCTCGTGCGGAAGTACCTCGGCTCGGTCGTGCCGTACAGCGACAACTTCTTCGCGACCCTGAACTCGGCCGTGTTCTCGGACGGCTCGTTCGTCTACGTGCCGAAGGGCGTGAAGTGTCCGATGGAGCTCTCGACCTACTTCCGGATCAACGCGAAGAACACCGGACAGTTCGAGCGCACGCTCATCGTCGCCGACGAAGGAGCCTCGGTGTCGTATCTCGAAGGCTGCACGGCGCCGATGCGCGACGAGAACCAGCTCCACGCGGCGGTCGTCGAGCTCGTCGCGCTCGACGAGGCCCGAATCAAGTACTCGACGGTCCAGAACTGGTACCCCGGCGACAAGGACGGCAGGGGAGGCATCTACAACTTCGTCACGAAGCGCGGCAAGTGCGCGGGGCGGAACTCGAAGATCTCCTGGACGCAGGTCGAGACCGGCTCGGCGATCACCTGGAAGTACCCGAGCTGCATCCTGATGGGAGACGGCTCGGTGGGCGAGTTCTATTCGGTCGCCGTCGCCAACAACTGGCAGCAGGCGGACACCGGCACCAAGATGATCCACATCGGGAAGAACACGAAGTCGACGATCGTCTCGAAGGGCATCTCCGCGGGTCACGGGCAGAACAGCTACCGCGGCATGGTGAAGATCCTGAAGGGCGCCGAGAACGCCCGCAACTACTCGCAGTGCGACTCCCTCCTCATGGGAGACCAGTGCGGAGCCCACACCTTCCCCTATATCGACGTCGCGAACTCGTCGGCGAAGATGGAGCACGAGGCGACGACGTCGAAGATCGGCGACGACCAGATCTTCTACTTCCAGCAGCGGGGCATCTCCGCCGAGGACGCGATCTCGATGATCGTCAACGGCTTCTGCAAAGAGGTCTTCCGCGAGCTTCCGATGGAGTTCGCCGTGGAGGCCCAGAAGCTGCTCGGCGTTTCGCTGGAAGGGAGCGTGGGATGACCGACACTCCCCTTCTCGAAGTACAGGACCTCCACGTCGCGGTCGGCGGCAACGAGATCCTCCGCGGTCTCGACCTGACCGTCCGGGCCGGCGAGGTCCACGCGATCATGGGCCCGAACGGGTCGGGCAAGAGCACGCTCGCG
This genomic interval from Thermoanaerobaculia bacterium contains the following:
- the sufB gene encoding Fe-S cluster assembly protein SufB, producing MSSQAKTLEDFTSGEYKHGFVTDIEEESIPKGLSEDVVRLISQKKGEPAFLLEWRLKAYRKWLTMTEPSWANVHYPPIDYQEIVYYSAPRAKKDAPKSLDEVDPKLLETYEKLGIPLREREILAGVAVDAVFDSVSVATTFKEKLGELGIVFCSFSEAVQTHPDLVRKYLGSVVPYSDNFFATLNSAVFSDGSFVYVPKGVKCPMELSTYFRINAKNTGQFERTLIVADEGASVSYLEGCTAPMRDENQLHAAVVELVALDEARIKYSTVQNWYPGDKDGRGGIYNFVTKRGKCAGRNSKISWTQVETGSAITWKYPSCILMGDGSVGEFYSVAVANNWQQADTGTKMIHIGKNTKSTIVSKGISAGHGQNSYRGMVKILKGAENARNYSQCDSLLMGDQCGAHTFPYIDVANSSAKMEHEATTSKIGDDQIFYFQQRGISAEDAISMIVNGFCKEVFRELPMEFAVEAQKLLGVSLEGSVG